Within the Candidatus Latescibacter sp. genome, the region CCCGCGTCAGCATGTCGATGAAGAGTTCCTTCGTCGGCATTGCGTTTATCTTTTTATCAGTCATTTATCCGTCCTTATCCGTTCTAACTATACTCGTTGTTTGACAGAAGTTCTATAACGCATCGTGCAACTGCACGCGCTAGTAACGGGGGCACGGAATTGCCTACCTGACGGAAACCATGCCATTTCGTCGGATGAAACTCGAACCAATCCGGGAATGAATGGAGCCGCGCCGCCTCGCGCGTCGTTATGCAGCGTGGCATTTTCGGATGTATCGGTCTGGCCGCGGTATGCGAGCCGTGGTCCGGTCCTGTACCCGCCCTCAGGGTAGGTGCGACCCCATCGCAGGCCAATCGGAAGAAGCGACTGATTTTCTCGGTCGTTCCTGGTGTTGTGTCCGCAAAGCGACGCTGGGTTGTATCAGAGTGCTTCGTTCGAAAACACCCTCCTAGACCGCGTACATTCAGTATCTTCCGCGAATCGATGCCATCTTCGAATGTTTCGTAAGCACACAACGATTTGACGTATCGACTGAGCGAACCGAGCTCACCATGATATCGGTCCGAATCGAAGAGTTCGGGGCAATCATCGAGGTGCGCCAGGTCGCCGATGGCATCCCACACAGTCGGCGATAGGAACTGGCCGCAATCGTCGCAAATAGAAGCCGGTTCGGGATAACTGGGCGGTTCGATTTCCTTCTTGAATCCCAGCAAGAACGCCCTTTGTCTTTTCTGCGGTATGCCAAATTCCGTTGCATTCAACACCCTTACCGGTTCAACGAGTTCGTATCCGGCTCTTCGTATCCGCCGACTGAAAGCTCGAAACAATTCAATGGCATCGCCCAACAACAATCCCGGAACATTCTCCAAAACAAAATAGCGAGGTTGGATTTCGCGCACTAAGCGCGCGAAATGTAAAAGCAACTGGTTTCGTTCGTCTTGAATTTCCCTTTTTCCGATCAGCGAGAACCCTTGACACGGCGGCCCACCGAAAACAACATCCACGGAACCGGCGAAAAGATTAGCCTCGTCCAACAAGTCTCTACCGGAGAGCCTTGACAAATCGGCTTGGATCGTCTTGCAGTTCCGGAAATTCTCCATGTGCGTGCGAATATTGATCGGATCCTGTTCAATGGCGGCGGCGACATCGAATCCCGCCTGCTCGAAACCGAGCGACATTCCTCCGACTCCGGCGAACAAATCGATTCCAATCGGGCGTGTTTTGGGGGTTCCCTTAGTGCCGTTCATCGAGAAACCTACGCAATCTCTGTTCCAGTTTGTCGCGATCAGTCGTTTGACATTGCCAGACCACGAGAATCTTCCATCCTTGTTTCTTCAATATACCGATGTTTCGAGTGTCGCGCTTGACATTTTTCTCGAACTTGTCCAACCAAAAGGCCGTCCGGCTTTTCGGCACGCTTGCTTTTCGGCACGCTTTATGTCGATGCCAGAAGCAACCATGCACGAAAATGATCTTCTTGTGCCTCGGCAACACGATATCGGGCTTTCCCGGCAAATCGGAACGATGCAGGCGATAACGATAGCCCATGGCATGAACCAATCTCCGAACGATAAATTCCGGTGTTGTGTCTTTCGAGGGAACCCGGCTCATGAGCCAACTTCGCCTTTTCGGAGTTAAACGGTCTGTCATGGTCGCATACGCCCATCTTGTCAGCCGCCAGCCATAACTTTGCCTCGAAGTCAAGAATCGACGTTTGTTGAGATGGGGTATTCCCCTTTCGCATATATCCCTTTATCGATACGAAAATGTGCTTTATGTTATGTAATAATAAATGGTACGCATTTTTATTTGTCAATCACTCTTTTAAATATATACTGAAAAGGTTTAGATAACTTCTTATCCAAAGTCCTTGAATTTTAAGGCAAAGAAGTAATGTGCTATATTTTATACTAATATTCGCATTTTCGAGCTTTTATTAACCAGAGGAAACAAGGAGAGAATGCTATTGCATCAACAATAGAACCGCCATACATCACGTCTGGCGATTTTAAAATGTTTGAGCACCTTTTGG harbors:
- a CDS encoding DNA cytosine methyltransferase — its product is MNGTKGTPKTRPIGIDLFAGVGGMSLGFEQAGFDVAAAIEQDPINIRTHMENFRNCKTIQADLSRLSGRDLLDEANLFAGSVDVVFGGPPCQGFSLIGKREIQDERNQLLLHFARLVREIQPRYFVLENVPGLLLGDAIELFRAFSRRIRRAGYELVEPVRVLNATEFGIPQKRQRAFLLGFKKEIEPPSYPEPASICDDCGQFLSPTVWDAIGDLAHLDDCPELFDSDRYHGELGSLSRYVKSLCAYETFEDGIDSRKILNVRGLGGCFRTKHSDTTQRRFADTTPGTTEKISRFFRLACDGVAPTLRAGTGPDHGSHTAARPIHPKMPRCITTREAARLHSFPDWFEFHPTKWHGFRQVGNSVPPLLARAVARCVIELLSNNEYS
- the vsr gene encoding DNA mismatch endonuclease Vsr — its product is MTDRLTPKRRSWLMSRVPSKDTTPEFIVRRLVHAMGYRYRLHRSDLPGKPDIVLPRHKKIIFVHGCFWHRHKACRKASVPKSRTAFWLDKFEKNVKRDTRNIGILKKQGWKILVVWQCQTTDRDKLEQRLRRFLDERH